The sequence GTCATCGAATCAACTCAATCTAAGTTGTACGCGCATTGGTTCCGAGGCCGATCATTAGCATTCGTATTCGCTTTGGACATAGCATGGAATCGAATAACTTCAATTTTTTCAAAAGCTTCAGCAGTGCCCATGTCTGAAATCAACGGATGGTGGGGATGGGCATTATGGATTCCTACCATCGTCTGTGTAGTCAATCTGGGAATGGTACTTTTCTATTGGTGGTTCGAAAGAGCCGTTCCAGAGAAATATAGACCTGCTTTAGGAAAAGATGCTAAACTAAAGGAAGGATGGAGTAAGAGAAAATTCCAATGGGCAACCTTATTCAGATTGTAAGTGTCAAACTCATTTCATGTTTGTGACTCAACTGCAGCAGCTGACGAGACAACTTTAGGCCCATGTTCTTCTGGGTCCTATGTGGTTCTCGTAAGTGGACATTGTAATTCTAGTAACAAGACGAAATGAAGAACAAGTATTAACGTATGATTATTCGTTAGAACTCTTTCAAAATTCCGCTGTAAGCGTATATACGTCGAACTTGGCAGACATCCAAACGTATACAAGGGGAACATCAAAATTAGCAGCAGGTTACAACTCGTCTTTACAAGGAATTGTACCGATCATCTTGACTCCTGCAACTGGTTGGTTCTTCGATAGATTCGGATATAGAATGGTATTTGGTAAGCTCCATCTAACACCATCATCCTGAAGCTTCTTGAATGCAAGCTGAGTTTCTCATTTCGGATGTGATTAGTCTCATGGACAGCTCTATTATATATCATCGTCTTCTCACTTATCGGCTTCACACAAGTTCATCCTTTATGCCcaatcttgatttcttctttcgcaCTTTCCACAAACGCTTTAACGTTTATTTGTGCCATTCCCGTATTGGTTGGAGATGATAGATTACTCGGTACCGCCTTTGGTGTCTGGAAAGCTTTCGTAAGTATATTTTATATTGATGAAGTACCAAAAGGGATGACAATGtactgatactgataatgTCATTAAGCAAAATGGTAATTCAGCTGTACTGGAAGTTGCATCAGGTGCCATTGTAAGTTTATCGCCGCTAACCTTCACTGTATGCTACACCAATTTGGGAATAATGACTTACCTCATACCGTAATTCCTGATCGTAGCAAGATCGAACACCTAATGGATCATACGATAGAGTGCTTTACTTGATAATCGCAATCAAGGCTGTGGAAGTTTGTCTTGGACCCATATACGATTACTTGGACGGAAGATGGTTGGGTCATTCTTTGAGAAAGCCTGAACAGAAAAGACTTGCGATCAGAAAAGAAGCTATTGATAAAGAAATTGATTATCCAGGTTGGAGAATCAATAAGAAAGTTTCCATTTTTGTTGGTGTTGAATTGACTTGCTTGGTCATCACTGCTTGGGTCGTAAGTCCCCCTTGTCCCAAATCTCTAAGATGCTCTACGCTAACCTGTGCGTCGAATGGAATCTATCAGGTATATATCGTTTACTCTCTGGGCACATAGTACTTCACCTTCACGGTAACAGGCGCTTGAGCGGGTCAGAGGGGTCCTGCGTAAAGGGATGACCTGTAGGAAAGAGTAGAACGGGTGATCGAAGGAGGGGGCAGGATAGAGCTGCTTCCGAAGATACCTAATAACATAGGAATATGACCACATAGACATCAGAGTTCGACTTCTCTTTCGTTACTTGGATCAATGCAAAGAATGATTCTGAATGTCGTCATCAACATTATAAAGTATCGAGCGTGATCATCAGATGGATTCCCATCACACACACGCACACTGACAGTGACTCGGACCCGATGTGCTTGATTGTCAATTCCTCGTTTGTTCCGTCCGAATCATGAGGGAAAAGCCTGGATGTGGTCCGAGCGTCCATGttgattgatggtgatgatgaatgaatgataaatACCAAAGGATGGAccctcttttcccttctgaGTTCCCCCACTTTCGTTATATCGAACCTGTGAAacatccatctcttctccatgCAACTGTGCCAAGTGTGACAAGTACACTTATCAACGAGGATCTCACCTCCCCCAAGATCTAAGTGGTTGTGATGGTGACCCAAGCTCAATTCCGCCCCAACGCATTGCTTATATGTTATCGCAAAGCTTAAAACCGCCATTGCCGCATTCGAATGCCTTGCTTCGGAGGTATAATCTCATCTATTTTTTTCGCAATCTATACATGATAATACCACCCGGTTAAATTTATCCTTAAGCTAGATTCTGATTCAACTCGGTCTCTCTCTCAACGTTTTCCCACTCTGTTGTGTTTCAACGAACAACATTTCAAGCAGGATCCAAGACATAGCTTGAGAATAGATTCACGGCATCAACACGAGAGTGGGGGATATTACAGTCGAAACATATATAAGGCGCCTGTTCATTATCATCGCACAACATCCaatcttttttctttctctcttgaatACCACCCATTCAGCCTAACCTACAAATCGAGTTCGATCGTACAACATGTCACCTCATCCCACTACGCTCCTCCCCTATTCCGAGCGAATCCAACTCCACACTAATCCTACCGCCAAGAGAATCCTCGAAATCATGGataggaagaagacgaatcTCGCTGTTTCGGTTGATGTGACTACTGCCGAAGAAGCTTTGGAGGTCGTGAGGAGAGTCGGAGAGAGCGTTTGCATGGTCAAGGTGAGAGGGTTCCAGCTCTTGTGTGACCTCCTTTTCCGGTTATACGTATAGGAAAGTGGGCGGGAGTGATTGTCACGGATCTCTCCATCGGTTCTGTCATTCATGTGCATCTATTCAGGAAGGAAGACAAAGTGAAAAGCTAATTAAAAACCCTCAGACCCACTGCGACATAATCGAAGATTTCACACTTGCATTCTCTGAAGAATTAGTCAAACTCTCAAAGGAATTGGATTTCGTCATTTTCGAAGATAGGAAATTCGCTGATATTGGTGAGTTGAACTGTGGGTACTTGAACGATTTACGATTTTCGTTATTGCTTCATAATCTTCCTGATCGGGGGTCTGAATTATGAAGGTGCATGTCGGAGCGATTGCTTTGGCTACTGTTGCATGGATATACTCACGGTGTTGTTACGGATGATATCCCATCGCTCGAGCCGCACTTGTACCGCATGACCCATTCGGGTTTATTGTATCATCAACGATATAACGATATCAAAGATTGCGCTCTATATCTTAAATATTCAGACCGATATTCACTCtttattcttttcctttacaCGTCAAACGCTCTCACTGCAGAATAGATTAAGCTGATACATCCCATTTTGTTCTCATTCATAGGAAACACTGTCTCCCTCCAATACTCTTCAGGCGTACACAAGATCTCATCCTGGGCAGATCTCACCAATGCCCATTCAGTCCCTGGACCTGGTATCATCAAAGGTCTTTCTACCGTCGGTCAACCATTAGGAAGAGCTTTAATCCTTTTAGCAGAAATGTCTTCATCCGGTTCTCTAGCAGTTGACGGATACACCAAGCAAACTTTCCAAATGGCCAAAGACGCAGGCAGGGAATTCGTAGTTGGTTTCATCGCTCAAAGTAGAATCGATACTGACATTTcagatggtgaagattggTTAATCCTCAGTCCAGGTGTAGGTTTAGCTGCAAAAGGTGATAGTCTAGGTCAACAATATAGAACTCCAAAAGAAGTTGTTGGTGATGCAGGTGCAGATGTTATTATCGTTGGACGAGGTATTTACGGTATAAAAGGTGGTGAACAAGCTGTTAAAGATGAGGCTGAAAGATataggaaagaaggttggaaagcTTATGAAGAGAGATTGCAGAGGCAATAAGCCAATTATCCCCTTGATTGTAAGGTGGATACtaagaatttgattgaagGATGACATAAGAAAGAATAAAAAGTATACATGTCAGAATGAGTAAATTGCATTATCGAGAAGATTGAGCATGGTGTAGATGAAAGTAAATTGTTCTGTGCATAGCAGTATCGTACGTAAACCAAAAGCATCATGTTAGAATGGATTTGAATAAGATTGAATACATGTTCGACACTTTACACGAAAGACTTTCTTTGTGCGTAGTGGTCTTATGAAGTGTGATATACCGACGCCAATTCGCATTTCTCAATCTGAATCAATCTCGattacatcatcttcatcacctccatcaaacatgaaatcatcttcgtccaaCATTGTAGCATCTATAACTTCTTGTCTTTtcctctcatcatctttcttcttctcttcatccgTTAATGTAGGTTTTCTAGTAGATAGGGTGTTTCCATTACCTAATCCAGCCCATGGatccaccttttcctctttcacctctgTTGAAGTGGTTGTGGAGTTCGGTGCTGTTGTCGGAGGTGGTGTAGGTTGTCTGAAAGGAGATCTTGCTCCTGCAGGTGGACGTCTAGCTAAAGTCTGACCTTGTCCACCAAAAGGTTGCAACGATGTTGGTTGTGGCTCGTCAACCGGTTTAGGCGCTTTGGATGAATCGAATGCAACGTATTTGAATCCAAAGAAGAACTTTCCTTCGGGTAATACTAATGCAGCTGGAATCTTACGGCCATCATCCGCCAGTGATTCAGGAGTGATGATTCGTGGTCCACTGTAAAAGGTCAAACGGTAAGCGTTGACCGATTGGTCTACAATTGGTAATGACGGGGACAAGATGTATTCCAGAAGGTGTTGTATGATcacatcactcactcattcCTGTTGATCTTACTAGTctcatcaaccaattcaatcttcttaGCTAATCCTTTCCCTTTAACCTTTTTCCCACTTAGACTCTGACCCACACCCGTAAAACTTTCGATAGGTGTAGCATCTCCTGAACCACCATTCCCTCTTATACTGAGACTTGTACCTGGTCTACTTGAACCAGCTGAAACGGAATGCGTGTCATTCAGATCAATCCTAAGTTTATCTGCCATTGTAGGGATTGGTGCCGGGGCAGGTCTAGGTGGTTCAACGTATCCTACTGGAGTTTCGAAATCTACTTCTAAATCGGTATCGATTACTGATATACCTGGACCTTCTGGATATGTCTCCATAATCAGAAATTCGAAGGTAAGGGAGTTATAGGTGATTTCGATTATATCGCCTTTGGTGAGGACCGAGTAAAATCGTAAGGCTGATTCGAGACTATGTTGgagtgaggatgagaaaTGTGGTAAGTATTCGAGGCATATGACCGATGTTAAGAATCACTCTCACACAGCTTTTGCATCTGAAACTTGTAAGAAATCCgttgattgagcttgtaTTTTAACCATTTTACCTTTGGGTAATTTGGCACCTGTTAATCTTATCGGATCACCTTCTGTGAGATTAAGagttttcatcatctgccAAAAATCATTCGAGGAGTCAGCTGGTCTTCCAAAGATAgtaaaaaagaaaagaacgGCTGACTTACCCAAGCTGGAAGATGTactattccttcttcagctatgAATTCTAACACACCAGCATGCGTGTTATGTACAGTCGGGTTACGAGGATTACGAAGTTGGAATGTCCAGGGTGAAGGTATATCGAGAGCGGCTGATCACATCCGAGTCAAACCCAGTCCTACAAATCCCACATGGGCCATGAATGACGTCGTGACAACTCACAAATTCTTGCCAAAGCTGAAGGAGGCATGATTACTATCACACAACGATTTGAATGAGCTATCTGACTACCGAACGATGATAAGTAGTTGTTGGCCAGCTCACTCTTCCCACCATACATCAATTCAGGTCgttctcttccacccatTACAGCTACTGAATAAGCTTTATAGTATTCGTCATATGCCCTATAATCATATCGCAGATCAAGGTCAGTTCATAAAGAGTACAGGACGCACTGAATTGACTCAcgaaggaggaggagctcTGAATGTGTATCTACTCATACCTCCCATCAACTGACTCAATATCGTACTGGGTCCACCCAATGTTGGGGGAGTAGCATAATCGTATTCTTCTGTAAAAGGAATCATTAGCACTCGAAACCGGCGAACAGGTGGCAAAGACCTGAGGGGAAGTGTACGAATTTGCTCACCATCGGAGTCATCGTAGCCgtgattcatcttgattgGATTCTCAAGCTGGTTCTTGGCTCTTCCTAGTATATGTGGAACTGCTGATTTGAGAGTTAAACCGAAGGAGGTGTGGTTCAATATAATTGTCCTACTATATGTTAATCAATCGCGAGCTGATGTGTCGTTCGTTACCTCAGTCATGATCACGTGACTGACGTCAGCGCATCTGCTGACACGTGGTCAAGCAGTTCGCGTGCCACgttgtttgttgatgttatACGCTGAGTTCATTGTATGGTGGGTGAGACATTGTCAATGTAAAGCAGCAATCATATGTTCAAATAGATGAACAAGCACCCCATGATATAGCTGAGAAAGGCTTTGTCCTGAAGACAACAAGAGAAGATCCTGACA comes from Kwoniella shivajii chromosome 9, complete sequence and encodes:
- a CDS encoding orotidine 5'-phosphate decarboxylase, which encodes MSPHPTTLLPYSERIQLHTNPTAKRILEIMDRKKTNLAVSVDVTTAEEALEVVRRVGESVCMVKTHCDIIEDFTLAFSEELVKLSKELDFVIFEDRKFADIGNTVSLQYSSGVHKISSWADLTNAHSVPGPGIIKGLSTVGQPLGRALILLAEMSSSGSLAVDGYTKQTFQMAKDAGREFVVGFIAQSRIDTDISDGEDWLILSPGVGLAAKGDSLGQQYRTPKEVVGDAGADVIIVGRGIYGIKGGEQAVKDEAERYRKEGWKAYEERLQRQ